The proteins below come from a single Esox lucius isolate fEsoLuc1 chromosome 7, fEsoLuc1.pri, whole genome shotgun sequence genomic window:
- the sim2 gene encoding single-minded homolog 2 isoform X1, with amino-acid sequence MKEKSKNAAKTRREKENGEFYELAKLLPLPSAITSQLDKASIIRLTTSYLKMRAVFPDGLGEAWGQPTRISPLDNMAKELGSHLLQTLDGFVFVVASDGKIMYISETASVHLGLSQVELTGNSIFEYIHPSDHDEMTAVLSAHQPVHHHFLQEYEMERSFFLRMKCVLAKRNAGLTCGGYKVIHCSGYLKIRQYVMDVALYDSCYQIVGLVAVGHSLPPSGITEIKLHSNMFMFRASLDLKLIFLDSRVAELTGYEPQDLIEKTLYHHVHGCDVFHLRFAHHLLLVKGQVTTKYYRMLSKHGGWVWVQSYATIVHNSRSSRPHCIVSVNYVLTDVEYKDMQLSQEQSRAAKPSLAYKSSLASSQDPRKQLKTKAVKIKNKLKTAPYPQTNSTYQPDKLDCSPQGGGWKESPPYPLTPCQEQSSGLSGGPEAGEILCSSNSPYGISFRYPYGHLPHTESQRRSRPTQHSSSASPTPSSPGQAARQLLGSLQGRGGEGGWNCANSKTHHSNISGHTLRPFAASCAITTASAAVYSAGSAASKRYPPREPFHDSFSSCSAPRPNSRFKEEPHEHHTLSQTKNTEGHLHSQPQATIEDSKLQFSRDHLLKASERGSCIGGEKPLSCPLLTGPALGKASCEQPRSLHSLGQSFPMQMVLEQRRRLCMMESPYSYSATGPLEHTDSIGERGTPKLLEPEAGEEERRMWMGVGVGMGVGLPAQTPYVSLNLHHVLAKHGSFQAPPYTAISHLTDNYGFRGNEVGSYGYKSQSPASSSSPETHREIPHYIGTSVIITNER; translated from the exons ATGAAGGAAAAGTCCAAGAATGCGGCGAAGACGAGacgagagaaagaaaatggagaATTTTATGAACTGGCGAAATTACTGCCTTTACCTTCGGCCATCACATCACAACTGGATAAGGCTTCAATCATTCGGCTGACAACCAGTTACTTGAAGATGAGAGCGGTGTTTCCGGATG GGCTTGGGGAGGCCTGGGGCCAACCGACTAGAATCAGTCCTCTAGATAACATGGCTAAAGAACTGGGCTCCCATCTACTGCAG ACTCTGGATGGATTCGTATTCGTTGTGGCATCAGACGGCAAAATCATGTACATCTCTGAGACTGCATCAGTCCACCTCGGCCTATCACAG GTGGAGCTGACAGGTAACAGTATATTTGAGTACATCCACCCGTCAGACCACGATGAGATGACTGCCGTGCTGAGTGCCCATCAGCCCGTCCACCATCACTTCCTGCAAG agtATGAAATGGAGCGCTCATTTTTCTTGAGAATGAAGTGTGTGTTAGCCAAGCGTAATGCAGGACTGACATGTGGAGGATATAAG GTTATCCACTGCAGTGGCTATCTGAAGATCCGTCAGTACGTGATGGACGTGGCGCTGTATGACTCGTGTTATCAGATCGTGGGCCTGGTGGCGGTGGGTCACTCTCTGCCCCCCAGTGGGATCACCGAGATCAAGTTACATAGCAACATGTTCATGTTCAGGGCCAGCCTGGATCTCAAGCTCATCTTCCTGGACTCCAG GGTGGCTGAGTTGACTGGATACGAGCCTCAGGACCTGATCGAGAAGACGCTATATCACCATGTGCACGGCTGTGATGTATTCCATTTACGCTTTGCTCACCACCTCT TATTGGTGAAAGGACAGGTCACCACTAAGTACTACCGTATGTTGTCAAAGCAcggggggtgggtgtgggtgcaGAGCTATGCCACCATCGTCCACAACAGCCGCTCCTCCAGACCCCACTGCATTGTCAGTGTCAACTATGTTCTCAC AGATGTGGAGTATAAAGACATGCAGTTGTCTCAGGAGCAAAGTCGAGCAGCCAAACCCAGCCTGGCCTACAAGAGCAGTCTGGCCTCCTCTCAGGACCCCCGCAAACAACTCAAAACCAAAGCAGTGAAGATCAAGAACAAACTCAAGACAGCCCCCTACCCTCAG ACAAACAGCACCTACCAGCCTGACAAGCTGGACTGCTCCCCCCAGGGAGGGGGCTGGAAGGAGAGCCCCCCATACCCACTGACCCCTTGCCAGGAGCAGAGCTCTGGCCTGTCTGGAGGCCCTGAGGCCGGAGAGATCCTGTGTAGTAGCAACTCCCCCTATGGGATCTCCTTCCGCTACCCCTATGGACACCTACCACACACAGAGTCCCAGAGGAGGTCGCGACCCACCCAGCATTCCTCCTCGGCCTCACCCACCCCATCTTCTCCTGGCCAGGCAGCCCGGCAGTTGCTTGGCTCCTTGCAAGGTCGAGGGGGCGAGGGGGGCTGGAACTGTGCCAACTCCAAAACCCACCACAGTAACATCTCCGGCCACACCCTGAGGCCCTTCGCTGCATCGTGTGCTATCACCACCGCCAGCGCAGCAGTGTATTCAG cGGGCAGCGCAGCAAGCAAGAGGTACCCACCCAGGGAGCCCTTCCACGACAGCTTCTCCAGCTGTTCAGCCCCGCGCCCTAACAGCAGGTTCAAGGAAGAGCCACATGAGCATCACACTCTTAGCCAAACCAAGAACACAGAGGGCCATCTGCACTCCCAGCCACAGGCCACAATAGAGGACAGCAAACTGCAGTTCAGCAGAGACCACCTCCTCAAGGCCTCAGAGCGTGGTAGTTGCATAGGAGGGGAGAAGCCGTTGTCCTGCCCCCTGCTAACTGGCCCTGCGCTGGGGAAGGCAAGCTGTGAGCAGCCCCGGTCCCTTCACAGCCTGGGCCAGTCCTTTCCAATGCAGATGGTTCTAGAGCAGCGCAGAAGGCTATGCATGATGGAGTCCCCCTACAGCTACAGTGCCACTGGCCCCCTAGAGCACACAGACAGCATTGGTGAGCGGGGGACCCCCAAGCTGCTGGAGCCTGAggcgggggaggaggagaggaggatgtgGATGGGGGTCGGTGTTGGGATGGGAGTCGGGCTGCCGGCCCAGACTCCGTACGTGTCTTTGAACCTACACCACGTTTTAGCCAAACATGGCTCCTTCCAGGCCCCGCCCTACACTGCCATCAGCCACTTGACGGACAATTATGGTTTCCGGGGCAACGAAGTGGGTTCTTACGGCTACAAGAGCCagagccctgcctccagctcctcccctgagacccACAGGGAGATCCCTCATTACATCGGCACGTCTGTCATCATCACCAATGAGAGGTGA
- the sim2 gene encoding single-minded homolog 2 isoform X2 produces the protein MTAVLSAHQPVHHHFLQEYEMERSFFLRMKCVLAKRNAGLTCGGYKVIHCSGYLKIRQYVMDVALYDSCYQIVGLVAVGHSLPPSGITEIKLHSNMFMFRASLDLKLIFLDSRVAELTGYEPQDLIEKTLYHHVHGCDVFHLRFAHHLLLVKGQVTTKYYRMLSKHGGWVWVQSYATIVHNSRSSRPHCIVSVNYVLTDVEYKDMQLSQEQSRAAKPSLAYKSSLASSQDPRKQLKTKAVKIKNKLKTAPYPQTNSTYQPDKLDCSPQGGGWKESPPYPLTPCQEQSSGLSGGPEAGEILCSSNSPYGISFRYPYGHLPHTESQRRSRPTQHSSSASPTPSSPGQAARQLLGSLQGRGGEGGWNCANSKTHHSNISGHTLRPFAASCAITTASAAVYSAGSAASKRYPPREPFHDSFSSCSAPRPNSRFKEEPHEHHTLSQTKNTEGHLHSQPQATIEDSKLQFSRDHLLKASERGSCIGGEKPLSCPLLTGPALGKASCEQPRSLHSLGQSFPMQMVLEQRRRLCMMESPYSYSATGPLEHTDSIGERGTPKLLEPEAGEEERRMWMGVGVGMGVGLPAQTPYVSLNLHHVLAKHGSFQAPPYTAISHLTDNYGFRGNEVGSYGYKSQSPASSSSPETHREIPHYIGTSVIITNER, from the exons ATGACTGCCGTGCTGAGTGCCCATCAGCCCGTCCACCATCACTTCCTGCAAG agtATGAAATGGAGCGCTCATTTTTCTTGAGAATGAAGTGTGTGTTAGCCAAGCGTAATGCAGGACTGACATGTGGAGGATATAAG GTTATCCACTGCAGTGGCTATCTGAAGATCCGTCAGTACGTGATGGACGTGGCGCTGTATGACTCGTGTTATCAGATCGTGGGCCTGGTGGCGGTGGGTCACTCTCTGCCCCCCAGTGGGATCACCGAGATCAAGTTACATAGCAACATGTTCATGTTCAGGGCCAGCCTGGATCTCAAGCTCATCTTCCTGGACTCCAG GGTGGCTGAGTTGACTGGATACGAGCCTCAGGACCTGATCGAGAAGACGCTATATCACCATGTGCACGGCTGTGATGTATTCCATTTACGCTTTGCTCACCACCTCT TATTGGTGAAAGGACAGGTCACCACTAAGTACTACCGTATGTTGTCAAAGCAcggggggtgggtgtgggtgcaGAGCTATGCCACCATCGTCCACAACAGCCGCTCCTCCAGACCCCACTGCATTGTCAGTGTCAACTATGTTCTCAC AGATGTGGAGTATAAAGACATGCAGTTGTCTCAGGAGCAAAGTCGAGCAGCCAAACCCAGCCTGGCCTACAAGAGCAGTCTGGCCTCCTCTCAGGACCCCCGCAAACAACTCAAAACCAAAGCAGTGAAGATCAAGAACAAACTCAAGACAGCCCCCTACCCTCAG ACAAACAGCACCTACCAGCCTGACAAGCTGGACTGCTCCCCCCAGGGAGGGGGCTGGAAGGAGAGCCCCCCATACCCACTGACCCCTTGCCAGGAGCAGAGCTCTGGCCTGTCTGGAGGCCCTGAGGCCGGAGAGATCCTGTGTAGTAGCAACTCCCCCTATGGGATCTCCTTCCGCTACCCCTATGGACACCTACCACACACAGAGTCCCAGAGGAGGTCGCGACCCACCCAGCATTCCTCCTCGGCCTCACCCACCCCATCTTCTCCTGGCCAGGCAGCCCGGCAGTTGCTTGGCTCCTTGCAAGGTCGAGGGGGCGAGGGGGGCTGGAACTGTGCCAACTCCAAAACCCACCACAGTAACATCTCCGGCCACACCCTGAGGCCCTTCGCTGCATCGTGTGCTATCACCACCGCCAGCGCAGCAGTGTATTCAG cGGGCAGCGCAGCAAGCAAGAGGTACCCACCCAGGGAGCCCTTCCACGACAGCTTCTCCAGCTGTTCAGCCCCGCGCCCTAACAGCAGGTTCAAGGAAGAGCCACATGAGCATCACACTCTTAGCCAAACCAAGAACACAGAGGGCCATCTGCACTCCCAGCCACAGGCCACAATAGAGGACAGCAAACTGCAGTTCAGCAGAGACCACCTCCTCAAGGCCTCAGAGCGTGGTAGTTGCATAGGAGGGGAGAAGCCGTTGTCCTGCCCCCTGCTAACTGGCCCTGCGCTGGGGAAGGCAAGCTGTGAGCAGCCCCGGTCCCTTCACAGCCTGGGCCAGTCCTTTCCAATGCAGATGGTTCTAGAGCAGCGCAGAAGGCTATGCATGATGGAGTCCCCCTACAGCTACAGTGCCACTGGCCCCCTAGAGCACACAGACAGCATTGGTGAGCGGGGGACCCCCAAGCTGCTGGAGCCTGAggcgggggaggaggagaggaggatgtgGATGGGGGTCGGTGTTGGGATGGGAGTCGGGCTGCCGGCCCAGACTCCGTACGTGTCTTTGAACCTACACCACGTTTTAGCCAAACATGGCTCCTTCCAGGCCCCGCCCTACACTGCCATCAGCCACTTGACGGACAATTATGGTTTCCGGGGCAACGAAGTGGGTTCTTACGGCTACAAGAGCCagagccctgcctccagctcctcccctgagacccACAGGGAGATCCCTCATTACATCGGCACGTCTGTCATCATCACCAATGAGAGGTGA